Proteins from one Anastrepha obliqua isolate idAnaObli1 chromosome 2, idAnaObli1_1.0, whole genome shotgun sequence genomic window:
- the LOC129237918 gene encoding serine/threonine-protein phosphatase beta isoform isoform X2 has protein sequence MPTLRSCRAGKSVQMSEAEVRGLCLKSREIFLQQPILLELEAPLIICGDIHGQYTDLLRLFEYGGFPPAANYLFLGDYVDRGKQSLETICLLLAYKIKYPENFFLLRGNHECASINRIYGFYDECKRRYNVKLWKTFTDCFNCLPVAAIIDEKIFCCHGGLSPDLQGMEQIRRLMRPTDVPDTGLLCDLLWSDPDKDVQGWGENDRGVSFTFGVDVVSKFLHRHELDLICRAHQVVEDGYEFFARRQLVTLFSAPNYCGEFDNAGGMMTVDDTLMCSFQILKPSEKKAKYLYSGMNSSRPTTPQRNAPLIASNKKGK, from the exons TGCGCAGCTGTCGTGCCGGAAAATCTGTACAAATGTCCGAGGCTGAAGTGCGCGGTCTCTGTTTGAAGTCACGTGAAATTTTCCTTCAACAACCTATTCTTCTGGAACTCGAGGCACCGCTCATCATATGCGGCGACATACATGGCCAATATACAGACTTATTGCGCCTCTTCGAATATGGTGGCTTCCCACCAGCAGCCAATTATTTATTCCTTGGCGATTATGTGGATCGGGGTAAACAATCGTTAGAGACTATTTGCCTGCTATTGgcctacaaaataaaatatcccGAAAATTTCTTCTTGCTGCGCGGCAATCACGAATGCGCCAGTATTAATAGGATCTatg GCTTCTATGATGAGTGCAAACGCCGTTACAATGTAAAATTGTGGAAGACGTTCACAGACTGCTTCAATTGCCTACCCGTTGCCGCCATTATTGATGAGAAGATTTTCTGTTGCCACGGTGGCCTGAGTCCTGATCTGCAGGGTATGGAACAGATACGTCGCCTTATGCGTCCAACTGATGTACCCGATACCGGCCTATTGTGCGATTTGCTGTGGAGTGATCCGGATAAGGATGTGCAGGGTTGGGGTGAGAATGATCGTGGCGTGAGTTTCACATTTGGTGTGGATGTGGTGTCGAAATTCTTGCATCGGCACGAACTGGATCTCATCTGTCGAGCGCATCAG GTCGTCGAAGATGGCTATGAATTCTTTGCGCGCCGTCAACTGGTGACCCTCTTCTCGGCGCCAAACTACTGTGGTGAATTCGACAATGCTGGCGGAATGATGACTGTGGATGACACGTTAATGTGCTCATTTCAG ATACTCAAACCATCGGAGAAGAAAGCGAAATACTTGTACAGCGGCATGAACTCGTCGCGACCGACTACACCACAACGCAATGCACCGCTAATAGCATCGAATAAAAAGGGCAAATAA